A genomic stretch from Deinococcus roseus includes:
- a CDS encoding LysR family transcriptional regulator, whose translation MQLHQILGFLKIVEVGSFTLAAEQLEVSQSALSHAIAALEKELGVLLLERGRHGARPTEVGEKLLPHMREIVARLERIRNEASDTTQLLSGRVRLGAIPSSTVDLLPRAMAAFGRQCPSIELIMLEEPSQGEGRLLEWLASHTIDVALMELPVTQFEAFPLQDDELCAVLPLHSPLARLPEVQITDLAPQPFVLSRYSSEHLILQAYQQVGLSPSIRFEVQDLGTLIGLVREGLGISLVPRLALPVAPEGIALVSVVPRIQRQIGFVVRSVTDVSPAVKAFIERTRLLVDPA comes from the coding sequence ATGCAATTGCACCAGATCCTGGGGTTTCTGAAAATCGTGGAAGTGGGTTCTTTCACACTGGCTGCAGAGCAACTGGAGGTGTCCCAGTCGGCGCTCAGCCATGCCATTGCTGCGCTGGAAAAAGAACTGGGGGTGCTGCTGCTGGAACGGGGAAGGCACGGGGCCAGACCCACCGAAGTGGGAGAAAAACTGCTGCCGCACATGCGGGAGATTGTTGCCCGACTGGAACGCATCCGCAACGAAGCCAGCGACACCACCCAGTTGCTCTCCGGGAGGGTGCGCCTGGGGGCCATCCCCAGTTCCACTGTGGATTTGCTGCCCCGGGCCATGGCGGCTTTTGGTCGGCAGTGCCCCAGCATCGAACTCATTATGCTGGAAGAACCCAGCCAGGGCGAAGGGCGGCTGCTGGAATGGCTGGCCTCTCACACCATTGATGTGGCCCTGATGGAGCTTCCCGTCACCCAGTTTGAAGCTTTTCCTTTGCAAGATGATGAACTTTGCGCTGTGCTCCCTCTGCATTCACCACTGGCCCGACTGCCTGAAGTGCAGATCACCGATCTGGCCCCTCAACCCTTTGTGCTCTCCAGGTACAGCAGCGAACACCTGATCTTGCAGGCGTACCAGCAGGTGGGCCTCTCCCCCAGCATTCGGTTTGAGGTGCAGGACCTGGGAACATTGATCGGTCTGGTGCGGGAAGGGCTGGGCATTTCTCTGGTGCCGCGTCTGGCTTTGCCTGTTGCCCCTGAAGGGATTGCACTGGTGTCTGTGGTTCCCAGAATCCAGCGGCAGATCGGGTTTGTGGTGCGTTCGGTGACGGATGTTTCTCCTGCTGTGAAAGCTTTCATCGAGCGCACCCGCTTGCTGGTGGATCCAGCCTGA
- a CDS encoding SRPBCC family protein — MHICTYSASSQTTLQAVWQLWTNIKHWPRWDSQLQSVEMDGAFRQGSTGTLTYQDGSKKTFSIIKLQVQESLVLAIAYPHGSELRIKWDLRQNGSEILFDQEVSISATPFAKLLLRGHKEPLMKSSHNQMQRMLDLLEGEFSPFKDAAARGTPRAAL; from the coding sequence ATGCACATTTGCACCTACAGCGCCAGCTCCCAGACCACCCTCCAGGCAGTGTGGCAACTCTGGACCAACATCAAACACTGGCCCCGCTGGGACAGCCAGTTGCAATCTGTAGAAATGGACGGGGCCTTCCGCCAGGGCTCCACAGGAACCCTCACCTACCAGGACGGCAGCAAGAAAACCTTCAGCATCATCAAACTGCAGGTGCAAGAAAGCCTGGTGCTCGCCATTGCTTACCCCCACGGCAGCGAACTCCGCATCAAGTGGGATTTGCGGCAAAACGGTTCTGAAATCCTGTTCGATCAGGAAGTCTCCATCTCTGCCACCCCTTTTGCCAAGCTGCTGCTGCGTGGCCACAAAGAGCCCCTGATGAAATCCAGTCACAACCAGATGCAGCGCATGCTGGATTTGCTGGAAGGGGAATTCTCTCCCTTCAAGGATGCTGCAGCACGTGGCACCCCCCGCGCTGCCCTGTAA
- a CDS encoding ArsR/SmtB family transcription factor — MGTPTEQFHALADPTRRGIFEHLLRDGHQTVRSLTQQAGVSQPAVSKHLKTLKEAGLVTDHPQGRETHYQATPEGLVPIFNWVQEYAVYWQGRLDDLERLLDGMDE; from the coding sequence ATGGGCACACCCACCGAACAGTTTCACGCCCTCGCAGATCCGACCCGCAGGGGCATCTTTGAACACCTGCTGCGGGATGGCCATCAGACGGTGCGCAGCCTCACCCAGCAGGCCGGGGTGTCTCAGCCTGCCGTGTCCAAACACCTCAAAACCCTCAAAGAAGCCGGTCTGGTCACCGACCACCCCCAGGGCCGGGAAACCCACTACCAGGCCACCCCGGAAGGCCTGGTCCCCATTTTCAACTGGGTGCAGGAGTACGCTGTTTACTGGCAGGGCCGTCTGGATGACCTGGAACGCCTGCTGGACGGGATGGACGAATGA
- a CDS encoding SRPBCC family protein gives MTSPLPAAQAIVIDRHLSHTPEKVWRALTEKDLLSQWLMANNFRAEVGHQFQLRRAPMPHWDGVVQCEVLEVDPPHQLSYRWNTLWENQPGLNTIVTWTVIPDGNGTLLRMQQSGFQPSQMHNLKGAEYGWTGFLQNLQDLLETVQ, from the coding sequence ATGACCAGTCCTTTGCCTGCGGCCCAGGCCATCGTGATTGACCGCCACCTCTCCCACACCCCCGAAAAAGTCTGGCGTGCCCTCACCGAAAAAGATTTGCTCTCCCAGTGGCTGATGGCCAACAACTTCAGGGCCGAGGTCGGGCACCAGTTCCAGTTGCGCCGCGCACCCATGCCGCACTGGGATGGGGTGGTGCAATGTGAAGTGCTGGAAGTGGATCCTCCCCACCAGCTTTCCTACCGCTGGAACACCCTGTGGGAAAACCAGCCTGGCCTGAACACCATCGTCACCTGGACCGTGATCCCGGACGGCAACGGCACCCTCCTGCGCATGCAGCAATCCGGCTTCCAGCCCTCCCAGATGCACAACCTCAAAGGGGCAGAATACGGCTGGACGGGCTTCCTGCAAAACCTGCAGGACCTGCTGGAAACCGTGCAGTAA
- a CDS encoding VOC family protein, with translation MTAITTIIYPVKNLSEAKTLYGALLGVDPYADAPYYVGYKVGNQDIGLDPNGHQHGMTGPVCYVNVSDLQAQLKALLDAGATLVQDVRDVGGKLIASVRDHDSNPIGLMQAL, from the coding sequence ATGACTGCAATCACCACCATCATTTACCCCGTCAAGAACCTCAGCGAAGCCAAAACCCTCTACGGTGCCCTGCTGGGCGTGGACCCTTACGCAGATGCCCCCTACTATGTCGGGTACAAAGTGGGCAATCAGGACATCGGACTGGATCCCAACGGCCACCAGCACGGCATGACCGGCCCGGTCTGCTATGTGAACGTGTCAGACCTTCAGGCACAACTGAAAGCCTTGCTGGATGCTGGAGCCACCCTGGTGCAGGACGTGCGGGATGTGGGTGGCAAACTGATCGCATCGGTGAGGGACCACGATAGCAACCCCATCGGTCTGATGCAAGCCCTCTGA
- a CDS encoding polysaccharide deacetylase family protein, with amino-acid sequence MPELSLPLPEMIHQVPCQMRAVAFTFDDGPDPVYTPELLTIFEQAGGHATFFMLGQQIERFPDVARQVHAAGHELGNHTHSHPFLTRLSSAEQLQQLQQTDVLLREVTGNPCRTFRPPYLDANEGVLQVAEQCGYHSIGAVNLDTRDWASPGVEHLVESTLRAVRPGSILLFHDGGGDRSQTVEAVKQLVSLLTAQGYALLTVSGLLQMA; translated from the coding sequence ATGCCTGAGCTTTCCCTTCCTTTGCCAGAAATGATCCACCAGGTGCCCTGCCAGATGCGGGCAGTGGCTTTCACTTTCGATGATGGCCCGGACCCCGTCTACACCCCGGAGTTGCTGACCATTTTTGAACAGGCCGGAGGCCACGCCACCTTTTTCATGCTGGGTCAACAGATCGAGCGTTTCCCAGATGTGGCAAGGCAGGTGCATGCAGCAGGCCATGAGCTGGGCAACCACACCCACAGCCATCCTTTCCTCACCCGGCTGTCCAGCGCAGAGCAATTGCAGCAGTTGCAGCAAACCGATGTGCTGCTGCGCGAGGTCACGGGAAACCCCTGCCGCACCTTTCGCCCGCCTTATCTGGATGCCAACGAGGGGGTGTTGCAGGTGGCTGAACAGTGCGGGTACCACAGCATTGGTGCGGTCAACCTGGACACCCGCGACTGGGCTTCACCCGGAGTGGAACATCTGGTGGAAAGCACCTTGCGGGCTGTGCGACCGGGCAGCATCCTGCTGTTCCATGATGGGGGCGGAGACCGTTCCCAGACGGTGGAAGCCGTAAAACAACTGGTGTCCCTGCTGACCGCTCAGGGGTATGCCCTGCTCACGGTGTCCGGGTTGCTACAAATGGCCTGA
- a CDS encoding aldose epimerase family protein, translated as MTQTTSQPFTLQSAPWGTLPSGREVTQYTLTGLQGLQVQVLDYGGTITSILAPDRHGQRANIVLGHPELAPYLSRDTSCFFGALIGRYANRIHGGQFTLEGQQHQVSQNEGSNSLHGGHTGLDNQMWQVEELQGANHVGLNLALTLPDGSEGHPGALDVQVQYLLNEQGELRIHYSATTTRATHLNLTQHTYWNLSGNPRNKVLNHEITVHADQYLPINDQLIPTGELQDVAGTPFDFRSSGRLGQRIEEEDVQLQRAGGYDHTYVLRGTGFKPAATLHEPVSGRVLEVFTTEPGMQLYSGNFLPDHSPHPCLQNFGRNAGVCLETQHFPDSPNQPHFPSTVLWPGEVFESITLYRFGVQS; from the coding sequence ATGACACAGACCACTTCACAGCCATTCACACTGCAATCCGCCCCCTGGGGCACCCTGCCCTCCGGGAGGGAAGTCACCCAGTACACCCTGACCGGACTCCAGGGTCTGCAAGTGCAGGTGCTGGATTACGGTGGAACCATCACCTCCATCCTCGCCCCGGACCGCCATGGACAAAGGGCCAACATCGTGCTGGGACACCCGGAACTTGCCCCCTACCTTTCCCGCGACACCAGTTGTTTTTTCGGGGCCCTGATTGGACGGTACGCCAACCGCATTCACGGTGGGCAATTCACCCTGGAAGGCCAGCAGCACCAGGTCAGCCAGAACGAGGGCAGCAACAGCCTGCACGGCGGGCACACCGGACTGGACAACCAGATGTGGCAGGTGGAGGAACTGCAGGGAGCAAACCATGTGGGTTTGAACCTTGCGCTCACCCTGCCAGATGGCAGCGAAGGCCATCCGGGAGCGCTGGACGTGCAGGTGCAGTACCTGTTGAACGAACAGGGGGAACTGCGCATCCATTACAGTGCCACCACCACCCGCGCCACCCACCTGAACCTCACGCAGCACACCTACTGGAACCTCAGCGGGAACCCCAGGAACAAGGTGCTGAACCATGAAATCACCGTGCATGCCGACCAGTACCTGCCCATCAATGACCAGTTGATTCCCACCGGTGAATTGCAGGATGTGGCTGGAACCCCCTTCGATTTCCGCTCCTCTGGACGTCTGGGCCAGCGAATTGAGGAAGAGGACGTGCAGTTGCAACGGGCAGGAGGGTACGACCACACCTACGTGCTGCGTGGCACAGGATTCAAGCCTGCAGCAACCCTGCATGAACCTGTTTCAGGAAGGGTGCTGGAGGTGTTCACCACCGAGCCTGGCATGCAACTGTACTCCGGGAACTTTCTGCCCGACCATTCCCCCCATCCCTGCTTGCAAAATTTTGGCCGCAACGCCGGGGTGTGCCTGGAGACCCAGCATTTCCCGGATTCCCCCAACCAGCCGCATTTCCCCTCCACGGTGCTGTGGCCTGGAGAGGTGTTTGAATCCATCACCCTTTACCGCTTTGGCGTCCAATCCTGA
- a CDS encoding ABC transporter permease: MTTMPSKTTDPGRIWKQLSQQGVLIALVLLMVFGGLRYEGFITEYNLESFLRYNAMFGLIALGMTFVIITGGIDLSVGSVVALASVVAAKVSGQGALLGFLIPVLVGAGVGAINAGLITRGRIAPFIVTLATLLGARGLALLVSGNQSVSAEYTGNFIQIGQGDFLGFPIPAWMMVVAFLIGIFVLSSTQFGRYTLSIGDNEDAARLMGLPVDRTKFWVYVLSGALSGMAGVVLASQFGAGQPTEGVGWELTAIAAVVVGGTLLTGGVGTVWGTFFGVLLLGMIFNVLNFENGKGVISLSVYWQSVIRGMFLLLVVILQSRLTRKSSTS; the protein is encoded by the coding sequence ATGACCACCATGCCAAGCAAAACCACAGATCCAGGCCGCATCTGGAAACAGCTCAGCCAGCAAGGGGTGCTGATTGCCCTGGTGCTCCTGATGGTCTTCGGAGGCCTGCGTTACGAGGGCTTCATCACCGAGTACAACCTGGAAAGCTTTTTAAGGTACAACGCCATGTTCGGGCTGATTGCGCTGGGCATGACCTTTGTGATCATCACCGGCGGGATTGACCTTTCGGTGGGCAGCGTGGTGGCCCTGGCCAGCGTGGTGGCTGCCAAAGTCAGCGGACAGGGGGCCTTGCTGGGTTTCCTGATCCCGGTGCTGGTCGGTGCAGGTGTTGGGGCCATCAATGCCGGACTGATCACCAGGGGCCGCATTGCCCCCTTCATCGTGACCCTGGCGACCCTGCTGGGGGCCAGAGGTCTGGCGCTGCTGGTCTCCGGCAACCAGTCGGTCAGTGCTGAATACACCGGAAACTTCATCCAGATTGGACAGGGCGACTTCCTGGGCTTTCCCATCCCTGCCTGGATGATGGTCGTGGCCTTCCTGATCGGGATTTTCGTGCTCTCCAGCACCCAGTTTGGACGCTACACCCTCTCGATTGGGGACAACGAAGACGCTGCAAGACTCATGGGCCTGCCCGTGGACCGCACCAAATTCTGGGTTTACGTGCTGTCCGGCGCACTTTCCGGCATGGCCGGGGTGGTTCTGGCCTCCCAGTTCGGGGCAGGTCAACCCACCGAAGGGGTGGGCTGGGAACTGACCGCCATTGCCGCCGTGGTGGTGGGCGGGACCCTGCTCACCGGAGGCGTGGGCACCGTGTGGGGCACCTTTTTTGGGGTTCTCCTGCTGGGAATGATCTTCAATGTGCTCAACTTCGAGAACGGCAAAGGCGTGATCAGCCTCTCCGTGTACTGGCAGAGCGTGATCCGCGGGATGTTCCTGCTGCTGGTGGTGATCCTGCAAAGCCGACTGACCCGAAAATCCTCCACCTCCTGA
- a CDS encoding ABC transporter permease, producing MLDSKTMKPKNTPPKPKMDWKLFLQQYGGLLALLVLFVFNAIFTPNFLSMQTLNINLTQVATIVIVGVGMTLVIATGGIDLSVGSLMAIAGALAPMIFMSDGLKDNPLGILLAFVLPVLAAAALGLFNGLLVSKFELQPIIATLVLFIAGRGIAQVLTNGNLQTFSNPSFQYIGLGKVLGLPFQVILMVLIVALAAWVMRRTVLGRSILSVGGNEKAARLSGIPAQRVKYAVYAISGLLAGIAGLITIAINSASDANQVGQNMELDAIAAVAVGGTLLEGGKATIVGTLIGALIIQLIRFTLLAKGVPDSVALIVKAGIIVGAVALQRSRRA from the coding sequence ATGCTGGACAGTAAAACCATGAAACCCAAAAACACCCCCCCCAAACCCAAAATGGACTGGAAGCTGTTCTTGCAGCAGTACGGGGGCCTGCTGGCCCTGCTGGTGCTGTTTGTGTTCAACGCCATTTTCACCCCCAACTTCCTGTCGATGCAGACCCTGAACATCAACCTGACGCAGGTGGCGACCATTGTGATTGTGGGGGTGGGCATGACCCTGGTGATTGCCACGGGTGGCATTGACCTCTCCGTGGGCTCCCTGATGGCCATTGCTGGAGCACTCGCGCCCATGATCTTCATGTCAGACGGCCTGAAAGACAATCCGTTGGGCATCCTGCTGGCCTTCGTGCTGCCTGTGCTGGCTGCGGCTGCACTGGGCCTCTTCAATGGCCTGCTGGTCAGCAAATTTGAATTGCAGCCCATCATTGCCACACTGGTGCTGTTCATTGCGGGGCGCGGAATTGCCCAGGTGCTCACCAACGGCAACCTGCAGACCTTCAGCAACCCCTCCTTTCAATACATCGGTCTGGGCAAAGTGCTGGGATTGCCCTTCCAGGTGATCCTGATGGTGCTGATCGTGGCCCTGGCCGCCTGGGTGATGCGCCGCACCGTGCTGGGCCGCAGCATCCTCTCCGTGGGGGGCAACGAGAAAGCCGCCCGACTGAGCGGCATTCCTGCCCAGCGGGTCAAATACGCCGTGTACGCCATCAGTGGGCTGCTGGCGGGCATCGCGGGCCTGATCACCATTGCCATCAACTCTGCCAGCGACGCCAACCAGGTCGGGCAGAACATGGAACTGGACGCCATTGCTGCAGTTGCGGTGGGCGGAACCCTGCTGGAAGGCGGAAAAGCCACCATCGTGGGAACATTGATCGGTGCCCTGATCATCCAGCTGATTCGCTTCACCCTGCTGGCCAAAGGGGTGCCGGACTCGGTGGCCCTGATTGTGAAAGCCGGAATCATCGTGGGCGCTGTGGCCCTGCAACGCAGCCGGAGGGCCTGA
- a CDS encoding sugar ABC transporter ATP-binding protein codes for MTTTSPQILLSMEHITKSFAGTPALRDSSLVVREGEVHALIGQNGAGKSTLLKILTGAYRKDTGSIAFAGREVNFKTPLESQQGGIATIYQEVNLVLKRSVSENILLGREPKKFGMIDWKEMHRQASQILQDMGIALDVTRPLQDYSIATQQMVSIARAISMKARLVVMDEPTSSLDEQEVETLFAVIRKLKQENVGVIFVSHYLDELYAISDHITVMRDGKTVHSGPIRSISKFELVAKMLGREIGEVERQGRTGFHKKNTTGQEELLTVKDLKRGNKLKGVNLTVKKGEILGVAGLLGSGRTETARALFGADPTDAGALSWKRQPIRLRSPREAIRLGMGFCSEDRKEEGIIPHLSVRENLTLALLPRISRLGVIDPQAQQKIIDKFIQRLGIKCSSPEQPIRELSGGNQQKVLLARWLCMNPDLLILDEPTRGIDVGAKAEIQNLISELAEDGLTVLMISSELEELTEGCQRVMVLRDGETVGELSGKNLSEKRIMHAMAGTEGAAHAGQ; via the coding sequence ATGACCACAACATCCCCTCAAATCCTGCTGTCCATGGAACACATCACCAAGAGCTTCGCGGGCACCCCCGCCCTGCGTGACAGCTCCCTGGTGGTCCGGGAAGGTGAAGTGCACGCCCTGATCGGGCAGAACGGGGCAGGCAAATCCACACTCCTCAAGATCCTCACTGGAGCCTACCGCAAGGACACCGGAAGCATTGCTTTTGCTGGACGGGAAGTGAATTTTAAAACCCCCCTGGAATCCCAGCAGGGTGGCATCGCCACCATCTACCAGGAAGTCAACCTGGTGTTGAAGCGCTCGGTCAGCGAAAACATTCTGCTGGGCCGTGAACCCAAAAAATTCGGAATGATCGACTGGAAAGAGATGCACCGCCAGGCCAGTCAGATTTTGCAGGACATGGGCATTGCGCTTGACGTGACCCGCCCTCTTCAGGACTACAGCATTGCCACCCAGCAGATGGTCTCCATTGCCCGGGCCATTTCCATGAAAGCCAGGCTGGTGGTGATGGACGAACCCACCAGTTCCCTGGATGAACAGGAAGTGGAAACCCTTTTTGCAGTGATCCGCAAACTGAAACAGGAAAACGTTGGGGTGATTTTTGTCTCCCATTACCTGGACGAGCTGTACGCCATTTCAGACCACATCACGGTGATGCGGGACGGCAAAACCGTGCACTCTGGACCCATCCGCAGCATCAGCAAATTTGAACTGGTGGCCAAGATGCTGGGCCGGGAAATTGGCGAGGTGGAACGCCAGGGTCGCACCGGCTTTCACAAGAAGAACACCACCGGGCAAGAAGAACTGCTCACGGTGAAAGACCTCAAACGCGGCAACAAACTCAAAGGCGTGAACCTCACCGTCAAAAAAGGAGAAATCCTGGGGGTGGCGGGTTTGCTGGGCTCTGGCCGCACCGAAACCGCCCGTGCCCTCTTTGGAGCAGATCCCACCGATGCAGGGGCCCTCAGCTGGAAGCGCCAGCCCATCCGCCTGCGTTCCCCCCGTGAAGCCATCCGTCTGGGCATGGGTTTTTGTTCTGAAGACCGCAAAGAAGAGGGCATCATCCCCCACCTGAGCGTGCGGGAAAACCTCACACTGGCACTGCTTCCCCGCATTTCCAGACTGGGCGTGATTGATCCCCAGGCCCAGCAGAAGATCATCGACAAATTCATCCAGCGTCTGGGCATCAAGTGCTCTTCCCCGGAGCAGCCCATCCGGGAACTGTCTGGAGGCAATCAGCAAAAAGTGCTGCTGGCGAGATGGCTGTGCATGAACCCCGACCTCTTGATTCTGGATGAACCCACCCGTGGCATCGATGTGGGGGCCAAAGCCGAAATTCAGAACCTGATCAGCGAGCTGGCCGAAGACGGCCTCACCGTGCTGATGATCTCCTCGGAACTGGAAGAACTCACTGAGGGTTGCCAGCGGGTGATGGTGCTCAGGGACGGGGAAACCGTGGGAGAACTTTCGGGCAAGAACCTCTCCGAGAAACGCATCATGCACGCCATGGCAGGCACAGAAGGAGCCGCCCATGCTGGACAGTAA
- a CDS encoding ABC transporter substrate-binding protein yields the protein MKQAKLMVLAAALTVTAVALAADTGLPKLAKKATYKVGFAQTESNNPWRIAQTQSMQDEAKKLGWQLVYTDAQGSAAKQVADVRSMIAQKVDAIFLSPREEKPLAPVILEAKKAGIPVFLIDRNVDQSLAKAGNDYVTFIGSNFIQEGQRVGQWIAKKTNGKANIIELEGTTGSSPANDRKKGFDDVIAKNPGMKILASQTGDFSRDKGRQVMETLLQAHPEVDVVYAHNDEMAIGAIAALEAAGRKPGKDVLVLSIDGGREAVQLVVDGKIAYVVECNPKFGPKAYSTLKDYAAGKKINAKIINPDREFHSANAAKLLPSAY from the coding sequence ATGAAACAAGCAAAATTGATGGTTTTGGCTGCTGCACTCACTGTTACCGCTGTCGCTCTGGCTGCAGACACCGGTTTGCCCAAACTGGCCAAAAAAGCCACCTACAAAGTGGGTTTCGCCCAGACCGAAAGCAACAACCCCTGGCGCATCGCCCAGACCCAGAGCATGCAGGATGAAGCCAAAAAGCTCGGCTGGCAACTGGTTTACACCGACGCCCAGGGCAGCGCTGCCAAACAGGTGGCAGACGTGCGCAGCATGATCGCCCAGAAAGTCGACGCCATCTTCCTGTCTCCCCGTGAAGAAAAACCCCTGGCTCCCGTGATCCTGGAAGCCAAAAAAGCCGGCATCCCCGTGTTCCTGATTGACCGCAACGTGGACCAGAGCCTCGCCAAAGCAGGCAACGACTACGTGACCTTCATTGGTTCCAACTTCATCCAGGAAGGCCAGCGCGTCGGTCAATGGATTGCCAAGAAAACCAACGGCAAGGCCAACATCATTGAGCTGGAGGGCACCACCGGCTCCAGCCCTGCCAACGACCGCAAAAAAGGCTTCGATGACGTGATTGCCAAGAACCCCGGCATGAAAATCCTGGCCTCCCAGACTGGTGACTTCTCCCGTGACAAGGGCCGCCAGGTGATGGAAACCCTGCTGCAAGCCCACCCCGAAGTGGACGTGGTCTACGCCCACAACGATGAAATGGCCATCGGTGCCATTGCTGCTCTGGAAGCCGCAGGCCGCAAACCTGGCAAAGACGTGCTGGTGCTCTCCATCGACGGTGGCCGTGAAGCCGTGCAACTGGTGGTGGATGGCAAGATCGCCTACGTGGTCGAGTGCAACCCCAAATTCGGCCCCAAAGCCTACTCCACCCTCAAGGATTACGCTGCAGGCAAGAAGATCAACGCCAAGATCATCAACCCTGACCGCGAGTTCCACTCTGCCAACGCAGCCAAACTGCTCCCCTCCGCTTACTGA